A genome region from Mycobacterium florentinum includes the following:
- a CDS encoding vitamin K epoxide reductase family protein, with protein sequence MPVEPAERSGDPTPASTRDSSVPARSAWWVLIAGVVGLVSSATLTVEKIDILLNPSYVPSCNLNPIISCGSVMVTPQASVLGFPNPLLGIVAFTVVLVVGVLAVAKVPIPQWFWSALAAGLLAGAVFVHWLIYESLYRIGALCPYCMVVWAMTITLLVVVGSIAFRPVLDRSTAARVLYQWRWSITALWFTAVFLLIMVRFWDYWSTLL encoded by the coding sequence GTGCCGGTCGAACCAGCCGAGCGATCCGGCGACCCGACACCGGCTTCGACGCGTGACTCATCCGTACCGGCGCGCAGCGCTTGGTGGGTGCTGATCGCCGGTGTGGTCGGGCTGGTCTCCTCGGCGACGTTGACGGTGGAGAAGATCGACATCCTGCTCAACCCGTCGTACGTGCCGTCGTGCAACCTGAATCCGATCATCTCGTGCGGGTCGGTGATGGTCACGCCGCAAGCGTCGGTGCTGGGTTTCCCGAACCCACTGCTCGGCATCGTGGCGTTCACCGTGGTGTTGGTGGTCGGCGTCCTTGCGGTGGCGAAAGTGCCGATACCACAATGGTTTTGGTCAGCGCTGGCGGCCGGCTTGCTGGCCGGTGCGGTGTTTGTGCACTGGCTGATCTACGAGAGCCTGTACCGGATCGGGGCGCTGTGCCCCTACTGCATGGTGGTCTGGGCGATGACGATCACGCTGTTGGTGGTGGTCGGGTCCATCGCGTTTCGCCCGGTGCTCGACCGCAGCACCGCGGCACGGGTGCTCTATCAATGGCGATGGTCGATCACCGCGCTATGGTTTACCGCGGTGTTT
- a CDS encoding DsbA family protein yields the protein MADKSKRPPRFDLKASDGKSGRLIQIGGTAFIIIFAVALVFYIVTSHHDKKGGVAGEGDTVRVTSSKLVTQPGTSNPKAVVTFYEDFLCPACGNFERTFGPTVSKLIDAGAIAADYSMVAILDSSKSQNYSSRAGAAALCVADENMDSFRRFHTALFSKGIQPDERGPNFPDNAKLIELAREAGVVGKVPDCINSGKYVPKVTGEASTAGITATPTIKINGENYDPSTPDALVAKIKTIVGDVPGIDTAVAPAAS from the coding sequence GTGGCCGACAAATCGAAACGTCCCCCCCGATTCGACCTGAAGGCGTCAGACGGCAAGTCCGGCCGGCTCATTCAGATCGGCGGCACCGCGTTCATCATCATCTTCGCGGTCGCGCTGGTGTTCTACATCGTGACGTCGCATCACGACAAGAAGGGGGGCGTCGCCGGCGAGGGCGACACCGTCCGCGTGACGTCGAGCAAGCTGGTCACCCAGCCCGGGACGAGCAACCCCAAGGCCGTCGTGACCTTCTACGAGGATTTCCTGTGCCCGGCCTGCGGCAATTTCGAGCGCACTTTCGGGCCGACGGTATCCAAGCTGATCGACGCCGGTGCCATAGCGGCCGACTACTCGATGGTCGCCATTCTCGACAGTTCCAAGAGCCAGAACTATTCGTCGCGGGCCGGCGCCGCCGCATTGTGCGTCGCCGACGAGAACATGGATTCGTTCCGGCGCTTTCACACCGCGCTGTTCAGCAAGGGCATCCAGCCCGACGAGCGGGGACCCAACTTCCCCGATAACGCGAAATTGATCGAGCTGGCCCGCGAGGCCGGCGTCGTCGGCAAGGTGCCGGATTGCATCAACAGCGGCAAGTACGTCCCCAAGGTCACCGGGGAGGCCTCGACCGCGGGCATCACCGCGACCCCGACGATCAAGATCAACGGCGAAAACTACGACCCGTCGACGCCCGATGCGCTGGTCGCCAAGATCAAGACCATCGTCGGCGACGTTCCGGGCATCGACACGGCCGTCGCTCCCGCGGCTTCGTGA